A genomic region of Roseateles amylovorans contains the following coding sequences:
- a CDS encoding aldose epimerase family protein: protein MTPIQRRAYGHLPDGRLVHEYTMDTGRGLRLSALSLGGLVTRIEVPDARGRLANVVLNLPTLTDYLLRNPHFGVIVGRYGNRIADGAFRLDNERHVLSTNDGTNCLHGGVAGFGKVLWQAEPEGDDVLCLRLDSPHGDQGFPGRLRATVRYRLVGGQDWLIEYEATTDRPTVVNLTHHDYFNLAGHGSVLGHELQLAASRYCEVNDAMIPTAIADVTGTPFDFRDGQVIEARLRQGHPQLQRAKGYDHHWLLDAPVDGDLRPAARLRDPVSGRTLEILTTEPGLQFYSGNFLDGSLTGADGQLYRQGDGLCLETQHAPNSPNQAPSVDWPSTVLRPGEVYRSRTLHRFGTSEA, encoded by the coding sequence ATGACACCGATCCAACGTCGCGCGTACGGCCATCTGCCGGACGGTCGCCTGGTTCATGAATACACGATGGACACCGGCCGCGGCCTGCGGCTGTCCGCCCTGTCCCTGGGCGGTCTGGTCACCCGGATCGAGGTGCCGGATGCGCGCGGCCGCCTCGCCAACGTCGTGCTCAACCTGCCGACGCTGACCGATTACCTGCTGCGCAATCCGCACTTCGGCGTGATCGTCGGCCGCTACGGCAACCGCATCGCCGATGGCGCGTTTCGACTGGACAACGAACGTCACGTCCTCAGCACCAACGACGGCACCAACTGCCTGCACGGCGGCGTGGCGGGCTTTGGCAAGGTGCTGTGGCAGGCGGAACCGGAAGGCGACGATGTGCTGTGCTTGCGGCTGGACAGCCCGCACGGCGACCAGGGCTTTCCGGGCCGGCTGCGGGCGACGGTCCGCTACCGGCTGGTCGGCGGCCAGGATTGGCTGATCGAGTACGAGGCCACCACCGACCGCCCGACGGTAGTCAACCTCACCCACCACGACTACTTCAACCTGGCCGGCCACGGCTCGGTGCTGGGCCATGAACTGCAGTTGGCCGCCAGCCGCTACTGCGAGGTCAACGACGCGATGATCCCGACGGCCATCGCCGACGTGACCGGCACGCCGTTCGATTTCCGCGACGGGCAAGTCATCGAAGCGCGCCTGCGCCAAGGCCATCCGCAGCTGCAGCGGGCCAAGGGCTACGACCACCACTGGCTGCTGGACGCGCCGGTGGACGGCGACCTGCGTCCGGCAGCGCGCCTGCGCGATCCCGTGTCCGGCCGCACCCTGGAGATCCTGACCACCGAGCCCGGTCTGCAGTTCTATTCCGGCAACTTTCTCGACGGCAGCCTCACCGGCGCGGACGGCCAGCTCTACCGCCAGGGCGACGGGCTCTGCCTGGAAACGCAGCATGCCCCCAATTCACCCAACCAGGCGCCGAGCGTGGATTGGCCGTCGACCGTGCTGCGGCCGGGCGAGGTGTATCGCAGCCGCACCCTGCACCGATTCGGGACATCCGAGGCCTGA
- the tssM gene encoding type VI secretion system membrane subunit TssM translates to MKRILGWIFNRWVLLAVMLLAVALVIWIVGPLVAIGERRPLETEASRWITIGVLVLIVAGLVVWSRWRAKRGNAAVVNQLIQAPAGDAPERETPDMIAVRERFQQAMLTLQRARFGAGGKVKGLAARFGGRYLYELPWYLIIGAPGSGKTTALRHSGLQFPLADQMGDLAIRGVGGTRHCDWWFTDQAVLIDTAGRFTTQDSDPGNDKATWGGFLQMLRRSRPRQPLNGALVTVSVSDLLARSPSERAQHAATVRARVQELHKDLDIRFPIYLLVTKADLLAGFMDYFATVDKDQRAAPWGFTFPRETKEPLAGFGGEFDALAQRLLDGLIDRLQAERDPQRRARIYGFPAQFASLRQVLAEFLEGVFAPSPYEAQPLLRGVYFVSGTQEGTPIDRVLGSVARSYRLENAVLAPNQSSGRSYFLNRLLSEVVFAEAGLGGTNRRWERQRNGLAIAGYAAVAVVGLGLISAWTLSYYNNRRYVADVSARTEQVRELLQSTPNRATPDILPIAPALEATRALASVGGETPWSLRLGLFQGKKLDSAARAAYQRMLADALLPRLMLRLEEQLRQGAQTPETLYEALKAYVMLHDPAHFDAQALKQHVQTDWEVSRRELTPEQRAALSQHLEALLAQGGVASPLPQDDALLKATRNQLATLPLPQRVYNRLKAQGLGGDFPEFTISRAAGHNAALVFTRASGAPLTSGVPGLYSRDGYLRGFQPMVGQAAEQLASEQSWVLGVPDAPKDAAALVRANGPLVDEVRRLYLTDYASTWEGFLNDVRLLPMTSVTQSVERSRLLSAPDSPLPPLLKAVSRETTLGSGGNAMEQAQQRAGDLIQQSRDKIANVFAGKPGTADPNAANAQRLEAIVDDRFVGLRQLVTPPPGGGKSPLDDTLSLIGEANLMLNAAETALKGGSAPPPSPVPNRLKAEAARMPLPLRTMLDDLSNSSSRVSQGAMRQTLGQEVRSQVGEFCQQAVAGRYPLDRNSSRDATQADFATLFGPNGKIDQLFQQKLAPYVDTTTRPWKFRAVEGTPLGADAGTLPQFQRAAVIKETFFPGGGSPSLRLDFKPVEMDTTIQQFILDVDGQIVRYAHGPQIPMSVQWPGPRGSSQVRVQVSPASANGSSGMVNDGPWALFRLFDRVKMESTNAPERFRVTFDVDGRKAVFEVTASSVRNPFRLPELNQFSCPNSL, encoded by the coding sequence ATGAAGCGGATTCTGGGTTGGATCTTCAACCGGTGGGTGCTGCTGGCGGTGATGTTGCTGGCCGTCGCGCTGGTGATCTGGATCGTGGGGCCGCTGGTCGCGATCGGCGAGCGCCGTCCGCTGGAAACCGAGGCCTCGCGCTGGATCACCATCGGCGTGCTGGTGCTGATCGTGGCGGGCCTGGTGGTCTGGAGCCGCTGGCGTGCCAAGCGCGGCAATGCGGCGGTCGTCAACCAGCTGATTCAGGCACCGGCCGGTGACGCGCCCGAGCGCGAAACCCCGGACATGATCGCGGTGCGCGAGCGTTTCCAGCAGGCGATGCTGACGCTGCAGCGGGCCCGCTTCGGCGCGGGCGGCAAGGTCAAGGGCCTGGCCGCGCGCTTTGGCGGCCGCTATCTCTATGAGCTGCCCTGGTACCTGATCATCGGCGCACCGGGCTCCGGCAAGACCACCGCGCTGCGCCACAGCGGCCTGCAATTCCCGCTCGCCGATCAGATGGGCGACCTGGCGATCCGCGGCGTCGGCGGCACCCGTCATTGCGACTGGTGGTTCACCGACCAGGCGGTGCTGATCGACACCGCCGGCCGCTTCACCACCCAGGACAGCGATCCGGGCAACGACAAGGCCACCTGGGGCGGCTTCCTGCAGATGCTGCGGCGCTCGCGTCCGCGTCAGCCGCTCAACGGGGCGCTGGTCACCGTGTCGGTGTCCGACCTGCTGGCGCGCAGCCCGTCCGAACGCGCCCAGCATGCCGCCACCGTGCGCGCCCGGGTGCAGGAGCTGCACAAGGACCTGGACATCCGTTTCCCGATCTACCTGCTGGTGACCAAGGCCGACCTGCTGGCCGGCTTCATGGACTACTTCGCCACGGTGGACAAGGACCAGCGCGCCGCGCCCTGGGGCTTCACCTTCCCGCGTGAGACCAAGGAGCCGCTGGCCGGATTCGGCGGTGAGTTCGATGCCCTGGCCCAGCGGCTGCTGGACGGCCTGATCGACCGACTGCAGGCCGAGCGCGATCCGCAGCGTCGTGCCCGCATCTACGGCTTCCCGGCCCAGTTCGCCAGCCTGCGGCAGGTGCTGGCCGAGTTCCTGGAAGGCGTGTTCGCGCCCTCCCCGTACGAAGCCCAACCGCTGCTGCGCGGCGTCTATTTCGTCAGCGGCACCCAGGAAGGCACGCCGATCGACCGGGTGCTGGGCTCGGTGGCGCGCAGCTATCGGCTGGAGAACGCGGTGCTGGCGCCCAACCAGTCCAGCGGCCGCAGCTATTTCCTGAACCGTCTGCTGAGCGAGGTCGTCTTCGCCGAAGCCGGCCTGGGCGGCACCAACCGCCGCTGGGAACGCCAGCGCAACGGCCTGGCCATTGCCGGCTATGCAGCGGTCGCGGTGGTGGGCCTGGGGCTGATCTCGGCCTGGACGCTGAGCTACTACAACAACCGGCGCTATGTGGCGGATGTGTCGGCCCGGACCGAACAGGTGCGCGAGCTGCTGCAGTCCACGCCCAACCGGGCCACGCCGGACATCCTGCCGATCGCACCGGCGCTGGAAGCCACGCGGGCCTTGGCCAGCGTCGGCGGCGAGACGCCGTGGTCCCTGCGCCTGGGCCTGTTCCAGGGCAAGAAGCTGGACAGCGCGGCCCGTGCGGCCTATCAGCGCATGCTGGCCGATGCGCTGCTGCCGCGGCTGATGCTCCGCCTGGAAGAGCAGTTGCGCCAAGGCGCGCAGACGCCGGAAACGCTGTATGAGGCGCTGAAGGCCTACGTCATGCTGCATGACCCGGCCCACTTCGATGCACAGGCGCTGAAGCAGCATGTGCAGACCGATTGGGAAGTCTCCCGCCGCGAACTCACGCCGGAGCAACGTGCCGCGCTGAGCCAGCATCTGGAGGCCCTGCTGGCCCAAGGCGGTGTGGCTTCGCCGCTGCCGCAGGACGACGCCCTGCTCAAGGCCACCCGCAACCAGTTGGCCACCCTGCCGCTGCCGCAACGGGTCTACAACCGCCTGAAGGCCCAGGGCCTGGGCGGCGACTTCCCTGAGTTCACCATCAGCCGCGCGGCCGGTCACAACGCCGCGCTGGTGTTCACCCGCGCCAGCGGTGCGCCGCTGACCTCGGGCGTGCCCGGTCTCTATTCGCGGGACGGCTATCTGCGCGGCTTCCAGCCCATGGTGGGCCAGGCGGCGGAGCAGCTCGCCTCCGAGCAATCGTGGGTGCTGGGTGTGCCGGATGCGCCGAAGGACGCCGCCGCCCTGGTGCGCGCCAACGGGCCGCTGGTGGACGAGGTCCGTCGCCTGTACCTGACCGACTACGCCTCCACCTGGGAAGGCTTCCTCAACGATGTCCGTCTGTTGCCGATGACCTCGGTGACGCAATCGGTCGAGCGTTCGCGCCTGCTGTCCGCACCGGACAGCCCGCTGCCCCCGCTGCTCAAGGCCGTCTCCCGCGAGACGACGCTGGGCAGCGGCGGCAATGCGATGGAACAGGCTCAGCAACGGGCCGGCGACCTGATCCAGCAATCGCGCGACAAGATCGCCAACGTGTTCGCCGGCAAGCCCGGCACCGCGGATCCGAACGCGGCGAATGCGCAGCGGCTGGAGGCGATCGTCGACGACCGGTTCGTGGGCCTGCGCCAGCTCGTCACCCCGCCCCCTGGGGGCGGCAAGTCCCCGCTGGACGACACGCTCTCGCTGATCGGCGAGGCCAACCTGATGCTCAATGCGGCCGAGACCGCGCTCAAGGGCGGCTCCGCACCGCCGCCGTCGCCGGTGCCCAACCGACTGAAGGCGGAAGCGGCGCGCATGCCGCTGCCGCTGCGCACCATGCTGGATGACCTGTCGAACAGCAGCTCCCGGGTGTCGCAGGGCGCCATGCGCCAGACGCTGGGCCAGGAGGTGCGCTCGCAGGTGGGTGAGTTCTGCCAGCAGGCGGTGGCGGGCCGGTATCCGCTGGATCGCAATTCGTCGCGCGACGCCACGCAGGCGGACTTCGCCACGCTCTTCGGCCCGAACGGGAAGATCGATCAACTGTTCCAGCAAAAGCTCGCGCCGTATGTCGACACCACCACGCGGCCGTGGAAGTTCCGTGCGGTGGAAGGCACGCCGCTGGGCGCCGATGCCGGCACGCTGCCGCAGTTCCAACGCGCGGCGGTGATCAAGGAGACCTTCTTCCCGGGCGGCGGATCGCCGTCGCTGCGGCTGGACTTCAAGCCGGTGGAGATGGACACCACCATCCAGCAGTTCATCCTGGATGTGGACGGCCAGATCGTGCGCTATGCCCATGGGCCGCAGATTCCGATGTCGGTGCAATGGCCGGGTCCGCGCGGCAGTTCGCAGGTGCGGGTGCAGGTCAGCCCGGCCAGTGCGAACGGCTCTTCGGGCATGGTCAACGATGGGCCGTGGGCGCTGTTCCGGCTCTTCGACCGGGTGAAGATGGAAAGCACCAATGCGCCGGAGCGATTCCGGGTGACGTTTGATGTGGATGGTCGGAAGGCCGTCTTCGAGGTCACGGCCAGCAGCGTGCGCAATCCGTTCCGGCTGCCGGAGCTGAACCAGTTCTCCTGCCCCAACAGCCTTTGA
- the tssK gene encoding type VI secretion system baseplate subunit TssK, which produces MSWHSKVIWSQGMFLLPHHFQQETRYLEHLVDMRVRALAPHGWGFTELVLDESLLSIGRLGVLRASGVLPDGTPFQMPQGDAALAPLEVPADLKGEIVYLAAPIARPGTNQVAFSGSDGSELHRYHVIDHELRDVTNAGDEPEPVQTGALSLRLLPARELHDGYAALGVARVAERRADQQVVLDTSYIAPQSRLDASGQLAAMASLLSGLVRQRAQLLASRMGQMGNGVSELADFLMLQALNRADPLFRQHAASPHVHPEQLHRDCLQLAGDLATFVSDSRLATEYPLYRHDDLRGSFAPLLEDLRRMLSVVLERNALQIDLIDRTHGVRTAVVGDPELLRSASFVLAVNAQLAAEQLRQRFPAQSKLGPVDKIRDLVNLQLPGIALRSLPVAPRQLPFHAGFHYFELDRGGELWKQLERSGSLALHVAGDFPGLELELWAIRQ; this is translated from the coding sequence GTGAGCTGGCACAGCAAGGTCATCTGGTCGCAGGGCATGTTCCTGCTGCCCCATCACTTCCAGCAGGAAACCCGTTACCTGGAGCACCTGGTGGACATGCGGGTGCGTGCGCTCGCGCCGCACGGCTGGGGCTTCACCGAGCTGGTGCTCGATGAATCGCTGCTGTCCATCGGCCGCCTGGGCGTGCTGCGCGCCAGCGGCGTGCTGCCGGACGGCACGCCTTTCCAGATGCCGCAGGGCGACGCCGCCCTGGCGCCGCTGGAGGTGCCGGCCGACCTGAAGGGCGAGATCGTCTACCTGGCCGCGCCGATCGCCCGGCCCGGCACCAACCAGGTCGCGTTCAGCGGCAGCGACGGCAGCGAGCTGCATCGCTATCACGTGATCGACCACGAGCTGCGCGACGTCACCAACGCCGGCGATGAACCGGAACCGGTGCAGACCGGCGCGCTCAGCCTGCGCCTGCTGCCCGCCCGCGAACTGCACGACGGCTATGCCGCACTGGGCGTGGCCCGGGTGGCGGAACGCCGCGCCGATCAGCAAGTGGTGCTGGACACGTCCTACATCGCCCCCCAGTCCCGGCTGGACGCCAGCGGCCAGTTGGCCGCCATGGCCTCGCTGCTCAGCGGTCTGGTGCGGCAACGAGCGCAACTGCTGGCCTCGCGCATGGGGCAGATGGGCAACGGCGTGTCCGAACTGGCCGATTTCCTGATGCTGCAGGCGCTCAACCGCGCCGATCCGCTGTTCCGCCAGCATGCGGCCTCGCCGCATGTCCATCCGGAGCAACTGCATCGGGACTGCCTGCAACTGGCCGGTGATCTGGCGACCTTCGTCAGCGATTCCCGCCTGGCCACCGAATACCCGCTGTATCGCCATGACGACCTGCGCGGCAGCTTCGCGCCGTTGCTGGAGGACCTGCGCCGGATGCTGTCGGTGGTGCTGGAGCGCAATGCGCTGCAGATCGACCTGATCGACCGCACCCACGGCGTGCGCACAGCGGTGGTGGGCGATCCGGAACTGCTGCGCAGCGCCAGCTTCGTGCTGGCTGTCAATGCCCAGCTCGCGGCCGAACAACTGCGTCAGCGCTTCCCGGCCCAGTCCAAGCTGGGGCCGGTAGACAAGATCCGCGACCTGGTGAACCTGCAACTGCCCGGCATCGCGCTGCGCTCCCTGCCGGTGGCGCCGCGCCAACTGCCGTTCCACGCCGGCTTCCACTATTTCGAGCTGGACCGCGGCGGCGAGCTGTGGAAGCAGCTCGAACGCAGCGGCAGCCTGGCCTTGCATGTGGCGGGGGACTTCCCCGGCCTGGAACTTGAGCTGTGGGCCATCCGGCAGTAG
- the tssJ gene encoding type VI secretion system lipoprotein TssJ: MAALAAAAIVALALTGCSMMGMGGPKPTQVSGAIVASAKINPSVNQRPSPLLVRVYELKTATAFNSADFVSLYQRDQAELGAEVVTREELTLAPGESRPYNKTLQPETRFIAVFAAYRDLERANWRAVTAVQVGQKQKITIKADELSVSATVEKP; this comes from the coding sequence ATGGCGGCGCTCGCCGCGGCGGCGATCGTGGCGCTGGCGCTCACCGGCTGCTCCATGATGGGCATGGGCGGCCCCAAGCCGACCCAGGTGAGCGGCGCCATCGTCGCCTCCGCCAAGATCAATCCGAGCGTCAATCAGCGGCCCTCGCCGCTGCTGGTGCGGGTGTATGAACTCAAGACGGCCACGGCGTTCAATTCCGCCGACTTCGTCTCGCTCTACCAGCGCGACCAGGCCGAACTGGGCGCCGAGGTGGTCACCCGCGAGGAACTGACCCTGGCCCCCGGCGAATCCCGCCCCTACAACAAGACGCTGCAGCCGGAGACCCGCTTCATCGCGGTGTTTGCCGCCTACCGCGATCTGGAGCGGGCGAACTGGCGTGCCGTCACGGCCGTGCAGGTCGGCCAGAAGCAGAAGATCACCATCAAGGCCGACGAACTGTCGGTGAGCGCGACCGTCGAAAAACCGTGA
- a CDS encoding SDR family NAD(P)-dependent oxidoreductase, translating to MTLSASYPSLRDQRVLITGGATGIGATLVEAFAAQGARVGFIDIAAEAGQALAARTPGSAFVAADLTDIAQLRAAIDQLRTTLGGPFRALLNNAANDKRHALETVTPELWDAAIAVNIRHQFFAAQALVPDMKQLGGGSIINFGSFSWMLMQGGMAAYTTSKAGVQGLTRSLARDLGPFNIRVNTLVPGWVMTEKQLQLWVNDETKKEIDANQCLKRPLMPEHIAAMALFLAADDSAMCSAQDFIVDGGWA from the coding sequence ATGACCCTCAGCGCAAGCTATCCCAGCCTGCGGGACCAACGCGTGCTCATCACCGGTGGGGCCACCGGCATCGGCGCGACCTTGGTGGAAGCCTTCGCCGCGCAGGGCGCGCGGGTGGGCTTCATCGACATCGCCGCCGAGGCCGGCCAGGCGCTGGCCGCGCGCACGCCGGGCAGCGCCTTCGTGGCGGCGGACCTGACCGACATCGCGCAGTTGCGCGCCGCCATCGATCAGCTGCGGACCACCCTGGGCGGCCCGTTCCGCGCGCTGCTGAACAATGCCGCGAACGACAAGCGCCATGCACTGGAGACGGTCACCCCCGAGCTCTGGGATGCGGCGATTGCCGTCAACATCCGCCACCAGTTCTTCGCCGCGCAGGCGCTGGTGCCCGACATGAAGCAGCTCGGCGGCGGCTCGATCATCAACTTCGGGTCCTTCAGCTGGATGCTGATGCAAGGCGGCATGGCGGCCTACACCACCTCCAAGGCCGGCGTGCAGGGGCTGACGCGCTCGCTCGCCCGCGACCTCGGGCCGTTCAACATCCGCGTCAACACGCTGGTGCCGGGTTGGGTGATGACCGAGAAGCAGCTCCAGCTCTGGGTCAATGACGAGACCAAGAAGGAGATCGACGCCAACCAGTGCCTCAAGCGCCCGCTGATGCCGGAGCACATTGCGGCGATGGCCCTGTTCCTGGCCGCCGACGACAGCGCCATGTGCAGCGCGCAGGACTTCATCGTGGACGGAGGCTGGGCATGA
- a CDS encoding SMP-30/gluconolactonase/LRE family protein, translated as MSGAASTARVHVDCRERLGECALWCDREQALFWTDIDSHRLSRWRAADGALTHWTMPEPLGSFALCDEPGELLLGLGSGVALFDLETGEIGPLTPVEADEPRTRINDGRCDPQGRFIFGMFNPHGAAVGGYYRAQMAGVGFGRGLKVERLPLPAAIVGNSLNFSPDGRTLYYTDSPTRTIWALDYHPDGQLGERRVFAQLPMDGGEPDGAAVDTDGGLWSSIWGDGCVIRFDAQGRETLRLSLPASQPTCPVFGGPALDRLFVTTARKQCEHEPLAGAVFELDPHGHRGRPAHRFATR; from the coding sequence ATGAGTGGCGCCGCCTCGACGGCCCGCGTCCATGTCGATTGCCGGGAGCGGCTCGGCGAATGCGCCCTGTGGTGCGATCGCGAGCAGGCGCTGTTCTGGACCGACATCGACAGCCACCGTCTGTCGCGCTGGCGTGCGGCCGACGGCGCCCTCACCCACTGGACCATGCCCGAGCCGCTCGGCAGCTTCGCGCTGTGCGATGAACCGGGTGAACTGCTGCTGGGCCTGGGCTCGGGCGTGGCGCTGTTCGACCTGGAGACCGGCGAGATCGGCCCGCTGACGCCGGTCGAGGCCGATGAGCCCCGCACCCGCATCAACGACGGCCGCTGCGATCCGCAGGGCCGGTTCATCTTCGGCATGTTCAATCCGCACGGGGCGGCGGTCGGGGGCTATTACCGCGCGCAGATGGCGGGCGTGGGATTCGGGCGCGGGCTGAAGGTGGAGCGGCTGCCGCTGCCGGCTGCGATCGTCGGCAATTCGCTGAACTTCAGCCCGGATGGCCGCACGCTCTACTACACCGATTCGCCCACCCGCACGATCTGGGCGCTGGACTACCACCCCGATGGCCAGCTCGGCGAGCGCCGCGTCTTCGCCCAGTTGCCGATGGACGGCGGTGAGCCGGACGGGGCGGCGGTCGATACCGACGGCGGCCTGTGGTCCTCGATCTGGGGCGACGGCTGCGTGATCCGCTTCGATGCCCAGGGCCGTGAAACCCTGCGCCTGAGCCTGCCGGCCTCGCAGCCGACCTGTCCGGTCTTCGGCGGCCCGGCACTGGACCGCCTGTTCGTCACCACCGCGCGCAAGCAATGCGAGCACGAGCCGCTGGCCGGCGCCGTGTTCGAGCTGGATCCGCACGGCCATCGCGGCCGTCCGGCCCATCGGTTCGCCACCCGCTGA
- a CDS encoding DotU family type VI secretion system protein translates to MDPSALNDPFAGFDDQRTFIKPRPGGAGGAGAPRPQPSGDGHGDADAAEAAQGLNPLLSLANRLLLLVPQLRGTRRVDDPGALRNQLAQGVRDFATQATSAGIPPERIMATRYVLCTMIDEAAADTPWGGSGVWARHSLLSMFHNETWGGEKVFQLMARLAEKPDANRDLLEVIYAALTLGFEGRYRVIDNGRAQLEAVRDRLAQILKQQRGDYAPALAQHWQVEALQQRRHIGWLPLAATAAVTALLLAAVYLGFTLSLAERSDPVFGQIQSLRLTPPVVAPPPPAAKPRLAQFLQSDIKAGLVTVRDEVDRSVVTLRGDGLFAPASSALAPEREPLMVRIAEALSQVQGTVVVTGHSDNTPIRTARFPSNWHLSEERAHTVRELLVAHQVAPERVRSEGRADGEPLAPNDSPANRALNRRVEISLMIMGRPDATVSTSASGAAR, encoded by the coding sequence ATGGACCCCTCCGCGCTCAATGACCCCTTCGCGGGCTTCGACGACCAGCGCACCTTCATCAAGCCTCGTCCCGGTGGCGCCGGTGGCGCTGGGGCGCCCCGTCCGCAGCCCTCCGGCGACGGACACGGCGACGCCGACGCGGCCGAGGCCGCGCAAGGCCTGAACCCGCTGCTCTCGCTGGCCAACCGCCTGCTGCTGCTGGTGCCGCAACTGCGCGGCACCCGCCGCGTGGACGATCCCGGCGCGCTGCGCAATCAACTGGCCCAAGGCGTGCGCGACTTCGCCACCCAGGCCACCAGCGCCGGCATCCCGCCCGAGCGGATCATGGCCACCCGCTATGTGCTGTGCACCATGATCGACGAGGCCGCCGCCGACACCCCCTGGGGCGGCTCCGGCGTCTGGGCGCGACACAGCCTGCTGTCGATGTTCCACAACGAAACCTGGGGCGGCGAGAAGGTGTTCCAGCTGATGGCCCGCCTGGCCGAAAAGCCGGATGCCAACCGCGATCTGCTGGAGGTGATCTATGCCGCGCTGACGCTCGGCTTCGAAGGTCGCTACCGGGTGATCGACAACGGACGCGCTCAACTGGAAGCGGTGCGCGATCGCCTGGCGCAGATCCTGAAACAGCAGCGCGGCGACTATGCGCCTGCCCTCGCCCAACACTGGCAAGTGGAAGCGCTCCAGCAGCGCCGCCACATCGGCTGGCTGCCGCTGGCCGCCACTGCCGCTGTGACCGCCCTGCTGCTGGCGGCGGTGTATCTGGGCTTCACCCTGTCCCTGGCGGAACGGTCCGATCCGGTGTTCGGCCAGATCCAGTCGCTGCGCCTGACGCCGCCGGTCGTGGCGCCACCGCCACCGGCCGCCAAGCCCCGTCTGGCGCAGTTCCTGCAGTCCGACATCAAGGCCGGCCTGGTCACCGTGCGTGACGAGGTCGACCGCAGCGTGGTGACCCTGCGCGGCGACGGCCTGTTCGCCCCGGCCAGTTCCGCGCTGGCTCCGGAGCGCGAGCCGCTGATGGTGCGCATTGCCGAGGCCTTGTCGCAGGTGCAGGGCACGGTGGTGGTCACCGGCCACAGCGACAACACGCCGATCCGCACGGCGCGCTTCCCGTCCAACTGGCATCTGTCGGAAGAACGGGCGCACACGGTGCGTGAGCTGCTGGTGGCGCATCAAGTGGCGCCGGAGCGGGTGCGATCCGAGGGCCGCGCCGATGGCGAGCCACTCGCGCCCAACGACAGCCCGGCCAACCGCGCCCTGAATCGGCGCGTCGAAATCAGTCTGATGATCATGGGCCGACCCGATGCCACGGTGTCGACATCGGCCAGCGGAGCGGCACGATGA
- a CDS encoding dihydrodipicolinate synthase family protein has protein sequence MSRRFPRPYKGVFPVVPTTFNEQGGLDLESQKRCIDFMIDAGSNGLCILANFSEQFVLSDEERAVLTRTILTHVNGRVPVIVTTTHYSTQICIDRSREAQALGASMVMVMPPYHGATLRVGEAGIHAFYARLSDAIDIPIMIQDAPMSGTPLPPPFLARMAQEIEQVRYFKIETAGAASKLRELIALGGDAIEGPWDGEEAITLLADLDAGATGAMTGGAYPDGIRRIVDAYAAGDRETAVTEYGRWLPLINFENRQGGILTAKALMKEGGVIDCDAPRHPFPTMNPAVRAGLLDAARRLDPLVLRWAR, from the coding sequence ATGAGCCGACGCTTTCCGCGGCCCTACAAGGGCGTGTTCCCGGTCGTTCCGACCACCTTCAACGAGCAGGGCGGACTGGACCTGGAAAGCCAGAAGCGCTGCATCGATTTCATGATCGATGCCGGCTCCAACGGCCTGTGCATCCTCGCCAACTTCTCCGAGCAGTTCGTGCTGAGCGACGAGGAGCGTGCCGTCCTCACCCGCACCATCCTCACCCATGTGAATGGCCGGGTGCCGGTGATTGTCACCACCACCCACTACAGCACCCAGATCTGCATCGACCGCAGCCGCGAGGCGCAGGCGCTCGGTGCGTCGATGGTGATGGTCATGCCGCCGTACCACGGGGCGACCTTGCGGGTCGGCGAGGCCGGCATCCATGCGTTCTATGCGCGGCTGTCCGACGCCATCGACATTCCCATCATGATCCAGGACGCGCCGATGTCCGGCACGCCGCTGCCGCCGCCGTTCCTGGCCCGCATGGCGCAGGAGATCGAGCAGGTTCGCTACTTCAAGATCGAGACCGCCGGTGCCGCGAGCAAGCTGCGAGAGCTGATCGCGCTGGGCGGTGACGCCATCGAAGGCCCCTGGGACGGCGAAGAAGCCATCACGTTGCTGGCCGACCTGGATGCCGGCGCGACCGGCGCGATGACCGGCGGCGCCTATCCGGACGGCATCCGTCGCATCGTCGATGCCTACGCCGCCGGCGACCGCGAGACCGCCGTGACCGAATACGGTCGCTGGTTGCCGCTGATCAATTTCGAGAACCGCCAGGGCGGCATCCTGACCGCCAAAGCCCTGATGAAGGAGGGCGGCGTGATCGACTGCGATGCGCCGCGCCATCCGTTCCCGACGATGAATCCGGCCGTCCGTGCCGGACTGCTGGATGCCGCACGCCGGCTGGATCCGCTCGTCCTTCGCTGGGCGCGCTGA